From Mesomycoplasma dispar, a single genomic window includes:
- a CDS encoding phosphopentomutase, with protein sequence MKEFKFKRIFLIVTDSLGIGDDGHQKFFNDVGANTLFCVSKTGELNIPFWKKMGIGNVAKIENFGKKNKEPLAYVSKIIVKSRAKDTLAGHLEMMGIETTNPSPNFDNGFPEELIKELEKVFDNRQIIGNKSISGTVILSELGQKSIDEGKIIVYTSPDSTLQICGHEEKLGLENLYRYAKAARKICSSKPEWNVARVIARPYVGENGNFTRTFNRHDYANIPPKSILDRLQNAGIETIGIGKIADIFSNQGLDKIFGPNSDENNMDIAIEIATKATKNQFIFVNLVEFDSSYGHRRDVMGYCQNLNSFDIKLAKLVNALKENDLLIISSDHGNDPCFPGTNHTREALPLTIFSKKFISKTKFLKNPISSLATIGNLIAKNFGVEMSEIGEDIFDVLE encoded by the coding sequence ATGAAAGAATTTAAATTTAAACGAATTTTTTTAATTGTTACAGACTCGCTCGGGATCGGTGATGATGGTCATCAAAAATTTTTTAACGATGTTGGAGCAAATACTTTATTTTGCGTCTCAAAAACAGGAGAACTAAACATTCCTTTTTGAAAAAAAATGGGAATTGGTAATGTTGCCAAAATTGAAAATTTTGGCAAAAAAAACAAAGAACCACTCGCTTATGTTTCAAAAATAATCGTTAAATCAAGAGCAAAAGACACACTTGCTGGCCACCTTGAAATGATGGGGATCGAAACTACAAATCCTAGTCCCAATTTTGACAACGGTTTTCCCGAAGAATTAATCAAAGAACTAGAAAAAGTCTTTGATAATCGGCAAATTATTGGAAATAAATCGATTAGTGGAACTGTTATTCTTTCTGAATTAGGTCAAAAATCCATCGATGAGGGTAAAATAATTGTTTATACTTCGCCAGATTCAACTTTACAAATTTGTGGGCATGAGGAAAAATTAGGACTTGAAAATCTTTACCGTTATGCAAAGGCGGCAAGAAAAATTTGCAGTTCAAAACCAGAATGAAATGTTGCGCGTGTGATCGCTCGCCCTTATGTTGGTGAAAACGGAAATTTTACCCGCACTTTTAACCGGCATGATTATGCAAATATTCCGCCAAAGTCAATTCTTGATCGTTTACAAAATGCCGGAATTGAAACAATTGGTATTGGAAAAATCGCTGACATTTTTTCAAATCAAGGTCTTGATAAAATTTTTGGACCTAACAGCGATGAAAATAATATGGATATTGCGATTGAAATCGCAACTAAAGCAACAAAAAATCAATTTATTTTTGTAAATTTAGTTGAATTTGACTCAAGTTATGGCCATCGACGTGATGTTATGGGATATTGTCAAAATTTGAATAGTTTTGACATCAAATTAGCTAAATTAGTGAATGCTTTAAAAGAAAATGATTTATTAATAATTTCATCTGATCACGGAAATGACCCTTGTTTTCCAGGCACAAATCATACTCGCGAAGCATTGCCGCTTACAATTTTCTCAAAAAAATTTATCTCAAAAACAAAATTTTTGAAAAACCCAATTTCATCGCTTGCAACAATTGGAAATTTAATTGCTAAAAATTTTGGGGTTGAAATGTCAGAAATTGGTGAAGATATTTTCGATGTTCTGGAATAA
- a CDS encoding Mbov_0121 family peptidase domain-containing ABC transporter has translation MKVFLQKDLRDCGLAVLQSIYHHFYDKKISINTLKTKAFYSHDGINIANLERLAKDFGIILDSYGGSFESLKTLNLGKPTIILIKTGDLNHYVLLTKITKRKFEIIDPLKGRMKISTATMEKIFQNVVIFAQKDFEYKKSKGKDKSWNNWWFFLEAKSNWYLLFLFFITAVSNFVSSLFMKTIIDKVFPQTEMSLVVKVCVFFIWIAFWRVLQDVFKKTYIHKIELKIEKEIFDRFFNALKTGENFQLLKLDNHDYIRRINLIPSFASFSASFYYHIFNELITFLISFFILIWIDVKIFGLIIAISVVYLFVSIFVRKNITKNHRFLMEDQLNSLSTSNDLIFSIENLKRDDVYKNLKRQFDEKYYRYKKTEFNIWKKENYLSSFNNFIFSISPILIVFVSSFWIFDKKLSIGELLLFLSFFSFFINPLSSFVDIVTNLPIFLKELELLNFVLNVDKEVNGKYHQKISDIKLKDLSVSYYKNKTLFYIDKMQINQNLRIIGKNGSGKSTFLRLLNQDIVYNGEFLINNLDLKYYNQNELRKRICYIKSQNYFPSISVLSFVTNENPEKIQNLINNFQRFDIQEMLYEWQISLDTKFVNNGSNFSSGQKQIIALLQLLTQNYDLILLDEAFENIDEKNFEFLKKVIVNYQKNAIFIEISHSKRFVNQEGEILDIKNISKQ, from the coding sequence ATGAAAGTATTTTTGCAAAAAGATTTAAGGGATTGTGGGTTAGCGGTTCTCCAATCAATTTATCATCATTTTTATGATAAAAAGATTTCAATAAATACTTTAAAAACAAAGGCTTTTTATTCACATGATGGGATAAATATTGCTAATTTGGAGCGTTTAGCAAAGGATTTTGGAATTATTCTTGATTCATATGGAGGCTCATTTGAAAGTTTAAAAACTCTAAATCTTGGAAAACCGACTATCATTTTAATTAAAACTGGCGATTTGAACCATTATGTTTTGTTAACAAAAATCACAAAAAGAAAATTTGAAATTATCGATCCGCTAAAAGGGAGGATGAAAATTAGTACGGCAACAATGGAAAAAATCTTTCAAAATGTTGTGATTTTTGCACAAAAGGATTTTGAATATAAAAAATCAAAAGGAAAAGACAAATCTTGAAATAATTGATGATTTTTCCTTGAAGCAAAAAGTAATTGATATTTACTTTTCTTATTTTTCATAACAGCGGTTAGCAATTTTGTTTCGTCTTTATTTATGAAGACAATTATCGACAAGGTTTTTCCACAAACGGAAATGTCTCTTGTAGTAAAAGTCTGTGTTTTCTTTATTTGAATTGCTTTTTGACGTGTTTTACAGGATGTTTTTAAAAAAACTTATATTCATAAAATCGAACTTAAAATTGAAAAAGAAATTTTTGACCGATTTTTTAACGCTCTAAAAACTGGGGAAAATTTTCAACTTTTAAAGCTAGATAATCACGATTATATTCGAAGGATTAATTTAATTCCTAGTTTTGCCAGTTTTTCTGCCAGTTTTTATTACCACATTTTTAACGAACTAATCACTTTTTTGATTTCATTTTTCATTCTTATATGAATCGATGTTAAAATTTTTGGCTTAATTATAGCAATTAGTGTTGTTTATCTTTTTGTTAGCATATTTGTTCGTAAAAATATTACAAAAAATCACAGATTTTTAATGGAAGATCAACTAAATAGTCTGTCAACAAGTAACGATTTAATTTTTTCCATTGAAAATTTAAAGCGTGATGATGTGTATAAAAATTTAAAACGACAATTTGATGAAAAATATTATCGTTACAAAAAAACAGAATTTAATATTTGGAAAAAAGAAAATTATTTATCAAGTTTTAATAATTTTATTTTTTCAATTTCACCAATTTTAATTGTTTTTGTTTCATCTTTTTGAATTTTTGATAAAAAATTATCGATAGGGGAACTACTGCTTTTTTTAAGTTTTTTTAGTTTTTTTATTAATCCACTTTCCTCTTTTGTTGATATTGTTACCAATTTGCCGATATTTTTAAAGGAATTAGAGTTATTGAATTTTGTTCTGAATGTCGATAAGGAAGTTAATGGCAAATACCATCAGAAAATTTCTGATATTAAATTAAAAGATTTGAGTGTGAGTTACTATAAAAATAAGACACTTTTTTATATTGACAAAATGCAAATTAACCAAAATTTACGTATAATTGGGAAAAATGGTAGTGGAAAGTCCACTTTTTTGAGACTTTTAAATCAAGATATTGTTTATAATGGTGAGTTTTTGATTAATAATCTTGATTTGAAATATTATAATCAAAATGAATTAAGGAAAAGAATTTGTTACATAAAATCACAAAATTATTTTCCGAGTATTTCAGTTCTTTCTTTTGTCACAAATGAGAATCCTGAAAAAATACAGAATTTGATAAACAATTTTCAGCGTTTTGACATTCAAGAAATGCTCTATGAGTGGCAAATTTCACTTGATACAAAGTTTGTTAACAACGGGTCAAATTTTTCAAGTGGTCAAAAACAAATAATAGCGCTTTTACAATTATTAACACAAAATTATGACCTGATTTTGCTTGATGAGGCTTTTGAAAACATTGATGAAAAAAATTTTGAATTTCTAAAAAAAGTTATTGTAAATTATCAAAAAAATGCTATTTTTATTGAAATTTCACATTCAAAAAGGTTTGTAAATCAGGAAGGAGAGATTCTTGACATCAAAAATATATCAAAACAGTAA
- a CDS encoding MAG1140 family protein: MTSKIYQNSKISVLISVILLILMGFSLYYFFQIKTYKTINFVLEIDEKHKTFAKINSDIYYLLNKDSFAQFQFQDRNVRLELVKITNTKQNEFIIEFTKSLLLKPKTQIPAVLFLKDNGNFFDLFIK, translated from the coding sequence TTGACATCAAAAATATATCAAAACAGTAAAATTTCAGTATTAATTAGCGTAATTTTATTGATTTTAATGGGATTTAGTCTTTACTATTTTTTTCAAATAAAAACATATAAAACAATTAATTTTGTTCTTGAAATCGATGAAAAACATAAAACTTTTGCAAAAATAAATTCAGATATTTACTATTTGCTAAACAAAGATTCTTTTGCACAATTTCAATTTCAGGATCGAAATGTTAGACTTGAACTTGTTAAAATTACCAACACAAAACAAAACGAATTTATCATTGAATTTACAAAGTCTCTTTTGTTAAAGCCTAAAACACAAATACCTGCTGTCCTTTTTTTAAAAGATAATGGAAATTTTTTTGATCTTTTTATAAAATAG
- the ybeY gene encoding rRNA maturation RNase YbeY, translated as MKATINFLNQSKIKFKYLKLFRKIFKLLVEKENLVGEINLDLMLITEQKAQKLALEFKKQDYIPDVLSFPSNFFVNDSDSSFHFLGEIFMTPTKILKQADEYGHSEEREFSYLFVHSIYHLLGFDHQDEQANKRMHEKVEDILVILGISR; from the coding sequence ATGAAAGCGACAATTAATTTTCTAAATCAAAGCAAAATTAAATTTAAGTATTTAAAGTTGTTTAGAAAAATTTTTAAACTTTTAGTTGAAAAAGAAAATCTGGTAGGTGAAATTAATTTAGATTTAATGTTAATTACTGAACAAAAAGCACAAAAATTAGCGCTTGAGTTTAAAAAGCAAGACTATATTCCTGATGTTCTATCCTTCCCAAGCAATTTTTTTGTCAATGACAGTGATTCCAGCTTTCATTTTTTAGGCGAAATTTTTATGACACCAACGAAAATATTAAAACAGGCAGATGAATATGGACATTCAGAAGAACGCGAGTTTTCTTACCTTTTTGTTCATAGTATCTATCATTTGCTCGGTTTTGACCATCAAGATGAACAGGCAAATAAGCGTATGCACGAAAAAGTTGAAGATATTTTAGTAATTTTAGGAATTTCTCGTTAA
- the cdd gene encoding cytidine deaminase — protein MKDFFSKLDKLSKNAYCPYSSFAVAAILVTNLNESFQGVNVENAVFPAGICAERTAIFQAIANGAKPESFKEIHIYSPKSEKFIVPCGQCLQVFVEFFSEDVNIFLYNSKSEFIEKKLEELLPHQFKKDFL, from the coding sequence ATGAAAGATTTTTTTTCAAAATTGGATAAATTAAGCAAAAATGCTTACTGTCCTTATTCAAGTTTTGCTGTTGCCGCAATTTTAGTAACAAACTTGAATGAATCATTTCAAGGTGTTAATGTTGAAAATGCAGTTTTTCCAGCAGGAATTTGCGCCGAAAGAACTGCAATTTTTCAGGCAATTGCCAATGGTGCTAAACCAGAAAGTTTCAAAGAAATTCACATTTATAGTCCAAAATCTGAAAAATTTATTGTTCCTTGCGGCCAGTGTTTGCAAGTTTTTGTTGAATTTTTTTCAGAAGATGTTAATATTTTTCTTTACAATTCAAAATCAGAATTTATTGAGAAAAAATTAGAAGAACTTTTACCACACCAATTCAAAAAGGATTTCTTGTAA
- the era gene encoding GTPase Era, with amino-acid sequence MDNTKTCFVAIIGLPNVGKSSLINSIVQFPVSIVSLKSQTTRDAINAIYNKGNLQIVFVDTPGFHNRINNLSNSLNFAINSTLEGIDLVLFLHPVNEKIDENTKQLAEKVSKNTNKIAIITKTDLANDDLNFESQEKNFKELNFEKILPYSTNSDDFRTDLLTEIEKFAYPSNHFFNNLDVTDQSSRFFAKEIIRKQILLNLEDEIPHQCAVVIDSFDESDSRFVRIEATIYVARKSHLPIVVGKEGSVLGKIGTDARKELEEIFGKKVVLINRVSVAKKWFNDPKMIKRFGY; translated from the coding sequence ATGGATAATACAAAAACCTGCTTTGTTGCCATTATTGGGCTCCCCAATGTTGGTAAATCTTCGCTTATCAATTCAATTGTGCAATTTCCAGTCTCAATTGTAAGTTTAAAATCACAAACTACCCGCGATGCAATCAATGCAATTTACAATAAAGGCAATCTCCAAATTGTTTTTGTCGACACTCCTGGCTTTCACAATCGGATCAACAATCTTAGTAATTCGCTAAATTTTGCAATCAATTCAACACTTGAAGGGATTGATTTAGTACTTTTTTTGCACCCAGTTAATGAAAAAATCGATGAAAATACAAAGCAATTAGCCGAAAAAGTTTCAAAAAACACTAATAAAATCGCAATAATCACAAAAACTGACTTAGCAAACGATGATCTAAACTTTGAGAGCCAAGAAAAAAATTTTAAGGAACTAAATTTTGAAAAAATTTTACCTTACTCAACCAATTCAGACGATTTTCGCACTGATTTATTAACAGAAATCGAAAAATTCGCTTACCCTTCGAATCATTTTTTTAACAATTTAGACGTCACTGATCAAAGTTCCCGCTTTTTTGCTAAAGAAATCATTAGAAAACAGATACTTTTAAATCTCGAAGACGAAATTCCCCATCAATGTGCTGTTGTAATTGATAGTTTTGATGAATCTGATAGCCGTTTTGTCAGAATTGAAGCAACAATTTATGTCGCCAGAAAGTCGCATTTACCAATTGTTGTTGGTAAAGAAGGTTCGGTTCTTGGTAAAATTGGCACTGATGCACGTAAAGAACTTGAAGAAATTTTTGGTAAAAAAGTCGTGCTAATTAATCGAGTATCAGTTGCAAAAAAATGATTTAATGATCCTAAAATGATAAAAAGATTTGGATATTAG
- a CDS encoding SGNH/GDSL hydrolase family protein — MKSGNKNSFLSRKILKITTLTFAPFSVFSTLVAASCTQINSENSLLSKVNYLAIGDAAATGMSEETYRDFQGKMDEAGNLSGQSYPAFFAHFLQKLNKNSLVSYDNLAVNGTSVQNWLYLINPKKYPKGKLSQTFLNSNLTKNDKFNEIGAVFGELENQSFPNFIQKIKKANLLTVSLGFDEIFFTIMKKISIVPSNLPNIPDDLKKLLDQHKKNIEQTDSVKTKKDFKDEIDEKISELKEDFDNLIKELKSINSQLKINLIGIYFSPSSSITKFLRYVLHNDFKLDLDFFDKNIDKTNSAIREIALKNNVNYVDVYDKSLWNEKDSKFSATKLGVYPKLKGQKKIAHQLLLKLALDQNENNKNIDEFKKTSNFNDIVDGKLTYKNIIDISHFAKSNQELLEKLNQGEKTAEFIDKNSNFEKEQEEKIKDSKLTPTELFKNFISSDFSSDIDISKLFGNDPFFSQLFSNIPDSNSKTFLEKINFIAEILKPLFKNKETNFFDEIFKSFFEFIESITKPGKEDKISLLTFSFEILKKFSTLFVPQIGDKIKEALKHFEQISSKPKQTDEKKAKLAKK, encoded by the coding sequence ATGAAAAGTGGAAACAAAAATTCTTTTTTATCAAGAAAAATTCTCAAAATAACAACATTAACTTTTGCCCCATTTAGTGTTTTTTCAACACTTGTTGCAGCAAGTTGTACTCAAATTAACAGTGAAAATTCGTTATTATCAAAAGTTAATTATTTAGCCATCGGCGATGCAGCAGCAACAGGGATGAGCGAAGAAACTTATCGTGATTTTCAAGGTAAAATGGATGAAGCGGGCAATTTAAGCGGGCAATCCTATCCAGCATTTTTTGCTCATTTTCTTCAGAAACTGAATAAAAATTCGTTAGTTTCCTATGATAATTTAGCAGTGAATGGCACAAGTGTTCAAAATTGACTTTATCTTATTAACCCTAAAAAATATCCAAAAGGTAAATTGTCACAAACATTTCTTAATTCTAATTTAACTAAAAATGATAAATTTAATGAAATTGGTGCAGTTTTTGGCGAACTTGAAAATCAATCATTTCCTAATTTTATTCAAAAAATAAAAAAAGCTAATCTTTTAACTGTATCTCTCGGTTTTGATGAAATTTTTTTTACTATAATGAAAAAAATTTCAATTGTACCATCAAATTTACCTAACATACCTGATGACTTAAAAAAATTGTTAGATCAACACAAAAAAAATATTGAACAAACTGACTCTGTCAAGACAAAAAAAGATTTTAAAGATGAAATAGACGAAAAAATTTCTGAATTAAAAGAAGATTTTGATAATCTAATTAAAGAATTGAAGTCTATAAATTCGCAATTAAAAATAAATTTAATAGGTATTTATTTTTCTCCAAGTTCGTCTATCACAAAATTTTTAAGGTATGTTTTACATAATGATTTCAAATTAGATCTTGATTTTTTTGATAAAAATATTGACAAAACCAATTCAGCAATTAGGGAAATCGCCCTTAAAAATAATGTAAATTATGTTGATGTCTACGATAAAAGTCTCTGAAATGAAAAGGATAGTAAATTTTCAGCAACTAAATTAGGCGTCTATCCAAAACTTAAAGGGCAGAAAAAAATTGCTCACCAACTTCTTTTAAAATTAGCACTCGACCAAAATGAAAATAACAAAAATATAGATGAATTTAAGAAAACAAGCAACTTTAATGATATAGTTGATGGAAAATTAACTTATAAAAACATAATTGATATTAGTCACTTCGCAAAATCCAATCAAGAGTTACTAGAAAAATTAAACCAAGGTGAAAAAACCGCTGAATTCATAGACAAAAATTCTAATTTTGAAAAAGAGCAAGAAGAAAAAATCAAGGATAGCAAATTAACACCAACAGAATTATTTAAAAATTTTATTAGCTCCGATTTTTCTAGTGATATTGATATTAGCAAACTTTTTGGAAATGATCCTTTTTTTAGCCAACTTTTTTCCAACATACCCGATTCTAATTCTAAAACATTTTTGGAGAAAATAAATTTTATAGCAGAGATTTTAAAACCATTGTTTAAAAACAAGGAAACAAACTTTTTTGACGAAATTTTTAAATCATTTTTCGAATTTATTGAATCAATAACCAAACCTGGAAAAGAAGATAAAATCAGCTTGCTCACATTTTCTTTCGAAATTTTGAAAAAGTTTTCCACACTTTTTGTCCCACAAATTGGTGATAAAATTAAAGAAGCGCTAAAACATTTTGAACAGATTTCTAGTAAACCAAAGCAAACTGATGAAAAAAAGGCGAAACTAGCGAAAAAATAA
- a CDS encoding YhcH/YjgK/YiaL family protein, which produces MIYDKLVNFEKYSFLNKNFAKLAVFLRENDLTKIPVGKTEIDGDKIFVIHIDVTSFDDTNALYEYHKRYADVHIVVEEKEQYFFDFSEKLVNKVSDYSEKDDVALYRKDSVRNLIKPLKGEFLIFLPGDAHLPKYTGEIGTIRKMIFKVEY; this is translated from the coding sequence GTGATTTATGATAAGTTGGTAAATTTTGAAAAATATTCATTTTTAAACAAAAATTTTGCTAAATTGGCAGTTTTTTTAAGAGAAAATGATTTAACCAAAATTCCTGTTGGTAAAACAGAAATTGACGGTGATAAAATATTTGTAATTCATATTGATGTTACAAGTTTTGATGATACAAACGCACTTTATGAATATCATAAAAGATATGCTGATGTTCATATAGTTGTTGAAGAAAAAGAACAGTATTTTTTTGATTTTTCGGAAAAATTAGTCAATAAAGTTAGCGATTATTCAGAAAAAGATGATGTTGCACTTTACAGAAAAGATTCGGTACGTAATTTAATCAAACCATTAAAAGGCGAATTTTTAATTTTTCTACCAGGCGATGCTCACTTGCCAAAATATACTGGTGAAATCGGCACAATTAGAAAAATGATTTTTAAAGTAGAATACTAA
- the rpsT gene encoding 30S ribosomal protein S20, whose product MANIKSKIKSITKMQKARVRNNAIKSRVKTAIKKAKIAVTTNSENQSELVAKAHKEIAKAKSKGVFHKNKASRKISRLDLFVNKHTKTTV is encoded by the coding sequence ATGGCAAATATAAAGTCAAAAATTAAATCAATTACAAAAATGCAAAAAGCAAGAGTGAGAAATAATGCAATTAAATCTCGTGTAAAAACTGCAATAAAAAAAGCAAAAATTGCAGTAACTACAAATTCAGAAAATCAATCTGAACTAGTGGCAAAAGCTCATAAAGAAATTGCAAAAGCTAAATCAAAAGGCGTTTTTCACAAAAACAAAGCTTCTCGAAAAATTTCAAGATTAGATTTATTTGTTAATAAACATACAAAAACAACTGTATAA
- a CDS encoding IS3 family transposase, giving the protein MKQNKFSINEKIKYIKIAESQGFKSATIHFANEFREIYKNKSVNKKSQKEGFLQTYANNLIRNWQKKYYNYGMNGLINTRGKNKSPRKSKKQYTINDLSENDRGIYQEIMENVLRRYGIDPAIVMDELKKRKQEAEKDKDQIENSTRLCSVLKINRTSIYRKIKVKKSPKEMVYSKELLDWILESFNFNRKVKGRDNLYNVYKNQGNNISTYVFQKHYEHLGIKSIAYKKQGKNAPKEAKFSRIWAEDHIKGQFESKNFGEKWFADIKFIRIGDDFYFLHSIIETKSNYLLNFSISKTRFSEETIKLVKETIKKHKITPKFFHSDHGVEYANHRFAQFLKENNIQQSMSPKGNALANRPIEYFYAILQREYLNVEGKIFENLEDAHQKISSFVKWYNKTRVQSCLSYLSPNSHFEQFGAQKNFHNFGE; this is encoded by the coding sequence ATGAAACAAAATAAATTTTCAATTAATGAAAAAATCAAATATATCAAAATCGCTGAATCGCAAGGATTCAAAAGTGCGACTATACATTTTGCAAACGAGTTTCGTGAAATTTATAAAAATAAATCAGTTAATAAAAAATCGCAAAAAGAGGGTTTTTTACAGACATATGCGAATAATTTAATTCGAAACTGACAAAAAAAGTATTATAATTATGGCATGAACGGATTAATTAACACACGTGGTAAAAATAAATCACCACGTAAGTCAAAAAAACAATACACAATTAACGATCTTTCGGAAAATGACCGCGGAATTTATCAAGAAATAATGGAAAACGTCCTTAGAAGATACGGGATTGATCCTGCAATTGTAATGGACGAACTTAAAAAGCGAAAACAAGAAGCAGAAAAAGATAAGGATCAAATCGAAAATTCAACAAGACTTTGCAGTGTTTTAAAAATTAATCGCACATCGATTTATCGCAAAATAAAGGTGAAAAAATCACCAAAAGAAATGGTATACAGTAAAGAATTACTTGATTGAATTCTTGAAAGTTTTAATTTTAACAGAAAAGTAAAAGGTCGAGATAATTTGTATAATGTATACAAAAATCAAGGAAATAATATAAGCACATATGTTTTTCAAAAACACTATGAACATTTAGGGATAAAATCGATTGCTTACAAAAAACAAGGTAAAAATGCGCCAAAAGAAGCTAAATTTTCGCGGATTTGAGCCGAAGATCATATCAAAGGACAATTTGAATCTAAAAATTTTGGTGAAAAATGATTTGCTGATATTAAATTTATAAGAATTGGCGATGATTTTTATTTTTTGCATTCAATAATTGAAACAAAATCTAATTATTTGCTAAATTTTTCAATTTCCAAGACTAGATTTTCAGAAGAAACAATAAAATTAGTAAAAGAAACAATCAAAAAACACAAAATTACACCTAAATTTTTCCATTCAGATCATGGAGTTGAATATGCTAACCACCGATTTGCTCAATTTTTAAAAGAAAACAACATTCAACAATCAATGTCGCCAAAAGGAAACGCGCTTGCAAACCGCCCGATTGAATACTTTTATGCTATTTTACAAAGAGAATACTTGAATGTTGAGGGTAAAATTTTTGAAAACCTTGAAGATGCCCATCAAAAAATCAGCTCATTTGTTAAATGATACAATAAAACTAGAGTGCAAAGTTGCCTTTCATATTTGAGTCCAAACTCTCATTTTGAACAATTTGGTGCTCAAAAAAATTTTCACAATTTTGGAGAATAA